A window of the Chloroflexus sp. Y-396-1 genome harbors these coding sequences:
- the rimM gene encoding ribosome maturation factor RimM (Essential for efficient processing of 16S rRNA): MLTSNSAKGESAVGVSDRPLALLLAPMDDLLYIGALGAPFGVRGQIKLHSISSHPEYLIRHLRTVFIGPKRIPHQVTRLFMHKPGLLIIQLQSITDRDAAAALRGAEVYIAAGDAAPLADDEFFYHDVIGMQAITESGEGIGEVRDILETGAGEIAVIRRRGRADALVPMVRDFIIAIDLLERRLVIRPIAGLLD, encoded by the coding sequence ATGTTGACATCGAATAGTGCAAAGGGAGAGTCGGCGGTCGGTGTTTCTGACCGACCGCTTGCTCTGTTGCTGGCTCCTATGGATGATCTCCTGTATATTGGTGCTCTGGGTGCTCCGTTCGGCGTGCGTGGTCAGATCAAGCTCCATTCTATTTCGAGCCATCCCGAATATCTGATCCGCCACCTGCGCACTGTGTTCATCGGGCCGAAACGGATTCCGCATCAGGTTACGCGCCTCTTCATGCACAAACCGGGCCTGCTCATTATTCAACTACAAAGTATTACTGATCGCGATGCGGCTGCTGCACTCCGCGGCGCCGAAGTCTATATCGCCGCCGGTGATGCTGCTCCACTTGCCGATGATGAGTTTTTCTATCACGATGTGATCGGCATGCAGGCGATCACCGAGAGCGGAGAGGGTATTGGTGAGGTGCGCGATATTCTCGAAACGGGTGCTGGCGAGATTGCGGTGATCAGGCGACGCGGACGTGCCGACGCACTCGTCCCGATGGTGCGTGACTTCATTATAGCCATTGATCTGCTTGAACGGCGATTGGTGATTCGCCCGATTGCTGGTCTGTTAGATTAG
- a CDS encoding KH domain-containing protein, translating to MKALLEYIVRNLVDTPEAVRIKERSGRFTVTYHLSVAPSETGKVIGRNGRVAKAIRDLMGVAAARKKKRVHVDIE from the coding sequence ATGAAAGCGCTCCTTGAATACATCGTCCGCAATCTGGTTGATACGCCGGAAGCTGTGCGTATCAAAGAGCGAAGCGGGCGTTTTACTGTGACGTACCATCTGTCTGTTGCGCCTTCTGAAACCGGTAAGGTTATCGGGCGCAATGGCCGGGTTGCCAAGGCGATCCGTGATCTGATGGGCGTGGCTGCTGCCCGCAAAAAGAAGCGGGTGCATGTTGACATCGAATAG
- the rpsP gene encoding 30S ribosomal protein S16 → MVKIRLRRTGKTKQPSYRIVVADSRSPRDGKFIETIGYYLPTRQPKVLEIKPDRARYWLSVGAQPTEVVVRLLKQVNIIDEQGKVVAEA, encoded by the coding sequence ATGGTTAAAATTCGTCTGCGCCGCACCGGCAAGACTAAGCAGCCAAGCTATCGCATTGTAGTTGCCGATTCGCGCTCACCGCGCGACGGTAAGTTTATCGAGACAATCGGCTACTACCTTCCAACTCGCCAGCCGAAAGTGCTGGAAATCAAGCCCGACCGTGCTCGTTATTGGCTCAGCGTTGGCGCACAACCAACTGAAGTTGTCGTCAGGCTGCTAAAGCAGGTAAACATTATCGACGAGCAGGGTAAGGTTGTAGCCGAGGCGTAA